In one Microbacterium invictum genomic region, the following are encoded:
- a CDS encoding HAD-IIA family hydrolase produces MALFGRRADPTPLEGVDVVLADLDGVVYAGSGALPYAVDALTDARNGRRLAYITNNASRTDAAVAEHLTSLGLPTSAEEVVTSPQAAMRLLATRIPAGSSILVVGGEGLTQEVEKAGFVVTRSAEDSPAAVVQGFAPDVGWRHLAEAAYALKVPEGDGGIPWIATNTDWTIPQARGIAPGNGTLVSAVHTAVGRLATVAGKPETPIFEEAVSRFGARHPLFIGDRLDTDILGAGRAGIDSALVLTGIDRPKQVLAAPPGSRPTYLLADLRELHEPYPATRVSGDTVTVGRARVRIDGGDVLIDSDGDRPIDLLRAGATAIWNTGRAIFGFRMPERLYADPFHRP; encoded by the coding sequence ATGGCTCTGTTCGGCAGGCGTGCGGACCCGACACCGCTGGAGGGCGTGGACGTCGTCCTGGCTGATCTCGACGGCGTGGTCTACGCGGGTTCGGGCGCGCTGCCGTACGCGGTGGACGCCCTCACTGATGCGAGAAACGGTCGCCGCCTCGCTTACATCACCAACAACGCCTCTCGGACCGACGCCGCGGTGGCCGAGCACCTGACATCCCTCGGTCTCCCGACGAGTGCCGAGGAGGTCGTGACGAGTCCGCAGGCGGCGATGAGGTTGCTCGCGACGCGAATCCCGGCGGGATCGTCCATTCTCGTCGTGGGGGGTGAGGGCCTCACACAGGAGGTCGAGAAGGCCGGATTCGTCGTGACGCGCAGCGCCGAGGACTCACCGGCAGCCGTGGTGCAGGGGTTTGCTCCCGACGTGGGGTGGCGGCATCTGGCCGAGGCGGCTTATGCGCTGAAGGTGCCCGAGGGGGATGGCGGGATCCCCTGGATCGCCACGAACACCGACTGGACCATCCCGCAGGCGCGTGGCATCGCCCCGGGCAACGGCACGCTCGTATCCGCCGTGCACACCGCCGTGGGCCGTCTGGCGACGGTGGCGGGGAAGCCCGAGACGCCGATCTTCGAGGAGGCCGTCTCACGATTCGGGGCGCGGCACCCTTTGTTCATCGGTGACCGGCTCGACACTGACATTCTCGGCGCGGGGCGTGCCGGCATCGACTCAGCGCTGGTGCTGACCGGGATCGATCGGCCGAAGCAGGTGCTGGCCGCTCCGCCCGGCTCCCGGCCCACCTATCTGCTGGCCGATCTTCGCGAGCTGCACGAGCCCTACCCCGCCACCCGGGTCTCGGGCGACACCGTCACGGTGGGCCGTGCGCGTGTGCGGATCGACGGCGGCGACGTGCTCATCGACAGCGACGGCGACCGGCCGATCGACCTGCTTCGTGCCGGTGCGACGGCGATCTGGAACACCGGGCGTGCGATTTTCGGATTCCGTATGCCCGAGCGGCTCTACGCCGACCCGTTCCATCGGCCGTGA